A region from the Pseudomonas cucumis genome encodes:
- a CDS encoding DUF4123 domain-containing protein, whose product MRSDLLTPQAWLAERPLKTGERLYLIVSAASDAEPLKAFYQQDMAPELIPIWSGTPYADWQPVMPYLAELKPNAGFLQWIAETDAQDWGWLAMSTSTPDVVFEQLRSLTQVRIPDGTEVFFRFWDGRHIYPILEGLGAGAGEVLPVFNRYLINGQSLEVGPRAVPPAKEWPWWEVPQKLLDSLAEKDHTTVVDNLMQWLGEDCPELYFAFPQSNLRHKVERFVRQQPNTEDLAERLAAQLTKEVTS is encoded by the coding sequence GTGCGATCTGATCTGTTGACTCCACAGGCGTGGTTGGCTGAACGGCCGTTGAAGACGGGTGAGCGGTTGTACTTGATTGTTAGTGCGGCCAGTGATGCCGAGCCACTCAAGGCCTTCTACCAGCAAGACATGGCGCCGGAATTGATCCCGATCTGGAGCGGCACGCCTTACGCCGATTGGCAGCCCGTCATGCCCTACCTCGCCGAGCTGAAACCCAATGCCGGTTTTCTGCAGTGGATTGCCGAAACCGATGCTCAGGACTGGGGTTGGCTGGCAATGTCCACCAGCACACCGGATGTGGTGTTCGAACAGCTTCGCAGCCTGACTCAGGTCCGCATACCCGATGGGACCGAAGTGTTTTTCCGGTTCTGGGACGGGCGGCATATTTATCCGATTCTTGAGGGGTTGGGTGCCGGCGCGGGTGAGGTTTTGCCGGTGTTTAACCGGTACCTGATCAATGGCCAGAGCCTGGAAGTGGGGCCGAGGGCCGTGCCGCCAGCGAAGGAGTGGCCGTGGTGGGAGGTGCCGCAGAAGTTGCTCGACAGCCTGGCGGAGAAAGACCACACAACCGTCGTCGACAACCTGATGCAGTGGTTGGGAGAGGACTGCCCGGAGCTGTACTTCGCCTTCCCCCAAAGTAACTTGCGCCACAAGGTCGAGCGCTTCGTCCGCCAACAACCCAATACAGAAGATTTGGCAGAGCGTCTTGCTGCTCAGCTGACAAAGGAAGTCACGTCATGA
- the tssI gene encoding type VI secretion system Vgr family protein, producing the protein MFAPANQTHFALTIEGLENDLQVLSLQGREAISQPFVFEVELVSEQPSLDLETLLHKPAFLQLSPDGSGIHGQIYRAAQGDSGKRLTRYAVTLRPRLSYLAHRINQRIFQNLTVPKIVGMVLEEHGIQSNAYEFKVGAIYPERIYCVQYDESDLQFIQRLCEEEGIHYHFQHSATAHKLVFGDDQTVFPKLAPVAYQQDSGMVANDPAIKRFDLRLETRTSRTTRRDYDFEKPRLTLESENRGDALPDLEDYDYPGRFIDRERGKHLAKRALERHRSDFQLAEGKSDQPLLVSGHFLALTQHPKAKWNDLWLLTEILHEGKQPQVLEESVTSNTTNLKGDFHQGYRNRFQATPWDVPNRPPLNHPKPRILGSQSAVVTGPKGEEIHCDQYGRVKVQFHWDREGQADDKTSCWLRVSSAWAGAHYGGIAIPRIGMEVLVSFLEGDPDQPLISGCLYHKENVVPYALPANKTRSTFKTLSSPGGGGYNELRIEDKKGQEQIFLHAQRDWDENVEHDQKIRVGNERHDTVEQNSYSEFKAEEHHTVYADRKVETRANDHLTVGVNQHIKVGTGQFIEAGQEIHLSSGMKVVLEAGSELTLKGGGSFIKIDASGVTLSGPVINMNSGGSPGSGTGAAPLMPGALKQADADKAGAVLSPAQINTLKRNAPFCEECEKCKAGACAI; encoded by the coding sequence ATGTTCGCGCCGGCCAATCAGACTCACTTTGCCCTGACTATCGAAGGTCTGGAAAACGATCTCCAGGTCCTTTCCCTGCAAGGTCGGGAAGCCATCAGCCAGCCTTTTGTGTTTGAGGTGGAGCTGGTCAGTGAACAGCCATCCCTGGACCTCGAGACCCTGCTGCACAAACCAGCCTTTTTGCAGCTCTCGCCTGACGGCAGCGGCATCCATGGCCAGATCTACCGCGCCGCCCAAGGCGATTCGGGCAAACGCCTGACCCGCTACGCCGTGACCCTGCGCCCGCGGCTGTCCTACCTGGCGCACCGCATCAACCAACGCATCTTCCAGAACCTCACCGTGCCGAAAATCGTCGGCATGGTCCTCGAAGAGCACGGCATCCAAAGCAATGCCTACGAATTCAAAGTCGGAGCGATCTATCCCGAGCGCATTTACTGTGTTCAGTACGATGAATCGGACCTGCAGTTCATCCAGCGCCTGTGCGAGGAAGAAGGTATCCACTACCACTTCCAGCACAGCGCCACGGCCCACAAGCTGGTGTTTGGCGATGACCAGACGGTGTTCCCGAAACTCGCACCCGTGGCCTACCAGCAAGACTCCGGCATGGTCGCCAACGACCCGGCGATCAAGCGCTTCGACCTGCGCCTGGAAACCCGCACCAGCCGCACCACCCGCCGCGACTACGACTTCGAAAAACCGCGCCTGACGCTGGAAAGCGAGAACCGTGGCGACGCCCTGCCCGACCTCGAAGACTACGACTACCCCGGTCGCTTCATCGACCGCGAACGCGGCAAGCACCTGGCCAAACGCGCCCTCGAGCGTCACCGCAGCGACTTCCAGCTCGCCGAAGGCAAAAGTGATCAGCCGTTGCTGGTCAGCGGCCACTTCCTGGCCCTGACCCAACACCCCAAAGCCAAATGGAACGACCTGTGGCTGCTGACCGAAATCCTCCATGAAGGCAAACAGCCGCAAGTGCTGGAAGAGTCGGTCACCAGCAACACGACTAACCTCAAGGGCGATTTCCATCAGGGCTACCGCAACCGCTTCCAGGCCACCCCCTGGGACGTGCCAAACCGCCCGCCGCTGAACCACCCCAAACCACGGATCCTCGGCAGCCAGAGCGCCGTGGTCACCGGGCCCAAAGGCGAAGAAATCCACTGCGACCAATACGGCCGCGTCAAAGTGCAATTCCACTGGGACCGCGAAGGCCAGGCCGACGACAAGACCAGCTGCTGGCTGCGCGTCTCCTCCGCCTGGGCCGGCGCCCATTATGGCGGCATCGCCATTCCGCGGATCGGCATGGAAGTGCTGGTCAGTTTCCTTGAAGGCGACCCCGACCAACCGCTGATCAGCGGCTGCCTGTACCACAAGGAAAACGTCGTCCCATACGCCCTGCCGGCGAACAAGACCCGCAGCACCTTCAAAACCCTGAGCTCTCCGGGTGGCGGCGGTTACAACGAGCTGCGCATCGAAGACAAAAAAGGTCAGGAACAGATCTTCCTGCACGCCCAGCGCGACTGGGATGAGAACGTCGAACACGACCAGAAAATCCGCGTCGGCAACGAACGCCACGACACCGTCGAGCAAAACAGCTACAGCGAGTTCAAGGCCGAAGAACACCATACTGTCTACGCCGACCGCAAAGTCGAAACCCGCGCCAACGACCACCTCACCGTGGGCGTCAACCAGCACATCAAGGTCGGCACCGGCCAGTTCATCGAAGCCGGCCAGGAAATCCACCTGAGCAGCGGCATGAAAGTCGTGCTCGAAGCCGGCAGCGAACTCACCCTCAAGGGCGGCGGCAGCTTCATCAAGATCGACGCCAGCGGCGTGACGCTGAGCGGCCCGGTGATCAACATGAACTCCGGCGGCAGCCCCGGCAGCGGCACCGGGGCGGCACCGTTGATGCCGGGGGCGTTGAAACAGGCGGATGCGGATAAGGCTGGTGCGGTGTTGAGCCCGGCGCAGATCAATACCCTGAAACGTAACGCGCCATTCTGTGAAGAGTGCGAGAAATGCAAGGCAGGTGCTTGTGCGATCTGA
- a CDS encoding Hcp family type VI secretion system effector, producing MATPAYMSVTGEKQGLITAGAFTADSVGNTYQEGHEDQVMVQAFSHDVIIPRDPQSGQPTGQRVHKPVVITKVYDKSSPLLQAALTSGERMSEIVIQWYRTSAQGTQEHYYTTKLEDAIIVAINNKMHNCQDPSNSHFTHLEEVQFTYRKITWTHEVSGTSGSDDWRVPVA from the coding sequence ATGGCTACACCAGCGTACATGTCCGTTACTGGCGAGAAACAAGGTCTGATCACTGCCGGCGCGTTCACCGCCGACTCCGTTGGCAACACCTACCAGGAAGGTCACGAAGACCAGGTCATGGTTCAGGCTTTCAGCCACGACGTGATCATCCCGCGTGACCCACAGTCCGGCCAACCGACCGGTCAGCGTGTACACAAGCCAGTCGTGATCACCAAGGTCTACGACAAGTCTTCGCCACTGCTGCAAGCGGCACTGACCTCCGGCGAGCGCATGAGCGAAATCGTTATCCAGTGGTACCGCACCTCGGCTCAAGGCACCCAAGAGCACTACTACACCACCAAACTGGAAGACGCGATCATCGTCGCCATCAACAACAAAATGCACAACTGCCAGGATCCGTCGAACTCGCACTTCACGCACCTGGAAGAAGTGCAGTTCACCTACCGCAAAATCACCTGGACCCACGAAGTATCCGGTACTTCGGGTTCCGATGACTGGCGTGTTCCAGTCGCTTAA
- a CDS encoding type 1 glutamine amidotransferase domain-containing protein, whose translation MKILMVLTSHDQLGNTGKKTGFWLEEFAAPYYIFKDAGAQLTLVSPKGGQPPLDPKSDEPDAQTAATDRFRKDSAAQSALASTGVLSTVRAEDYDAVFYPGGHGPLWDLAEDPFSIALIESFFKAGKPVAAVCHAPGVLRHVKDADGQPLVKGKRVTGFTNSEEAAVQLTDVVPFLVEDMLKANGGLYSKADDWASYAIADGLLLTGQNPASSEATAKALLAKLE comes from the coding sequence ATGAAAATCCTGATGGTTTTAACGTCCCACGATCAATTGGGTAACACCGGTAAAAAAACCGGCTTTTGGCTCGAAGAATTCGCCGCACCGTATTACATCTTCAAGGACGCTGGCGCGCAGCTGACCCTGGTCTCACCCAAGGGCGGCCAGCCACCGCTGGACCCTAAAAGTGATGAGCCAGACGCGCAGACTGCGGCCACCGATCGTTTTCGCAAGGATTCCGCTGCCCAGTCCGCATTGGCGTCTACCGGGGTGCTGAGCACCGTGAGGGCCGAAGACTATGACGCTGTTTTTTATCCAGGCGGGCATGGCCCGTTGTGGGATCTGGCTGAAGACCCCTTTTCAATTGCGCTGATCGAGTCGTTTTTCAAGGCGGGCAAACCGGTGGCGGCGGTCTGTCACGCACCGGGGGTGTTGCGCCACGTCAAGGATGCGGACGGCCAGCCGTTGGTTAAAGGCAAGCGGGTGACGGGCTTCACCAACTCCGAAGAAGCCGCTGTGCAGCTGACGGACGTGGTGCCGTTTTTGGTGGAGGACATGCTCAAGGCCAATGGTGGTCTTTACTCCAAGGCCGACGACTGGGCGAGTTACGCGATCGCGGATGGTCTGTTGCTGACCGGTCAGAACCCCGCCTCGTCGGAAGCGACCGCCAAGGCGTTGTTGGCGAAGCTGGAATAA